From a single Solanum dulcamara chromosome 4, daSolDulc1.2, whole genome shotgun sequence genomic region:
- the LOC129885938 gene encoding chloride channel protein CLC-c-like, translating to MMEDQENEGVGVMIMEDGKDLERNISTASERGFREPLLNSKSRVNNTSQIAIIGANVCPIESLDYDIVENDLFKQDWRSRKKVQIYQYIFLKWTLVLLIGLSTGLVGFFLNIAVENIAGFKLLLASDLMLEDKYFRAFAAFAGCNLILATCAAILCAFIAPAAAGSGIPEVKAYLNGVDAHSILAPSTLFVKIIGSVLGVSAGFVVGKEGPMVHTGACIANLLGQGGSRKYHLTWKWLKYFKNDRDRRDLITCGAAGGVAAAFRAPVGGVLFALEEVASWWRSALLWRTFFTTAVVAMVLRSCIQFCRSGKCGLFGQGGLIMFDVNSGAPNYNTVDVLAVLSIGILGGLLGSLYNYLVDKVLRTYSIINERGPAFKVMLVMTISILTSLCSYGLPWFASCTPCPVGLEEKCPTVGRSGNYKNFQCPAGHYNDLASLFMNTNDDAIRNLFSAENSSEFHLSTLFVFFAGVYCLGIITYGIAIPSGLFIPVILAGASYGRFVGTVLGSVSNLNNGLFALLGAASFLGGTMRMTVSLCVILLELTNSLLMLPLVMLVLLISKTVADSFNNGVYDQIVKMKGLPYLEAHAEPYMRQLAAADVCSGPLVTFSGVEKVGNIIHALKFTRHNGFPVIDAPPFSDAPEFCGLVLRSHLVVLLKGKTFTKQSVLSGSSILKRFHAFDFAKPGSGKGLKFEDLSFSAEEMEMYVDLHPITNTSPYTVVETMSLAKAAILFRQLGLRHLCVVPKTTNRNPIVGILTRHDFMAEHIKGLYPHLVHHK from the exons ATGATGGAAGATCAAGAAAATGAAGGAGTTGGGGTGATGATAATGGAAGATGGGAAAGATTTAGAGAGGAATATTTCAACGGCTTCTGAGAGAGGTTTTAGAGAGCCATTGCTTAATTCCAAGAGTAGAGTGAATAATACCTCACAAATTGCAATTATTGGAGCCAATGTTTGCCCTATTGAGAGTCTTGATTATGA CATTGTTGAAAATGACCTATTCAAGCAAGATTGGAGGTCAAGGAAAAAGGTCCAGATATATCAATATATCTTCCTAAAGTGGACACTTGTGCTTCTTATTGGATTGAGTACAGGACTTGTTGGTTTCTTTTTAAACATAGCGGTGGAAAATATTGCTGGCTTCAAGCTTCTGCTTGCTAGTGACTTAATGCTTGAGGATAA GTATTTCCGTGCATTTGCTGCTTTTGCAGGTTGCAATTTGATTCTTGCAACTTGTGCTGCGATCCTTTGTGCATTTATTGCACCTGCAGCTGCAGGGTCAGGAATTCCTGAAGTTAAAGCATATCTGAATGGTGTGGATGCTCATTCCATTTTAGCTCCAAGTACATTATTTGTGAAG ATAATTGGTTCTGTTTTGGGTGTTTCTGCTGGATTTGTTGTTGGTAAGGAAGGACCCATGGTCCACACTGGCGCTTGTATAGCGAACCTACTTGGGCAGGGAGGCTCCCGCAAATATCATCTGACGTGGAAGTGGCTGAagtatttcaaaaatgaccgTGACCGCAGAGACTTGATCacttgtggtgctgcaggtggTGTTGCAGCCGCTTTCCGAGCCCCAGTTGGTGGTGTTCTTTTTGCACTTGAAGAAGTAGCCTCATG GTGGCGAAGTGCTCTACTTTGGAGGACTTTCTTCACAACTGCTGTAGTAGCTATGGTGCTTAGATCTTGCATTCAATTCTGTCGGAGTGGGAAATGTGGACTATTTGGTCAAGGAGGTTTAATAATGTTTGATGTGAATTCAGGAGCTCCTAATTATAACACCGTAGATGTACTGGCAGTATTGTCAATTGGGATTCTTGGAGGCCTTTTGGGAAGCCTTTATAATTATCTTGTGGACAAGGTCCTGCGGACTTACAGCATCATTAATGA GAGAGGTCCTGCTTTCAAAGTCATGCTCGTAATGACCATTTCAATCCTGACTTCTCTTTGCTCGTATGGTCTTCCATGGTTTGCAAGTTGCACACCGTGCCCTGTAGGCTTGGAGGAAAAATGCCCTACTGTTGGTCGCTCTGGAAACTATAAGAATTTCCAGTGTCCAGCTGGGCATTATAATGATCTGGCCTCCCTGTTTATGAATACCAATGATGACGCCATCCGCAATTTGTTTAGTGCAGAAAATTCAAGCGAATTCCACCTTTCTACACTTTTTGTCTTCTTCGCTGGGGTATATTGCCTTGGCATTATTACCTATGGAATTGCTATTCCCTCTGGGCTGTTCATTCCTGTCATACTTGCTGGAGCCTCATATGGACGTTTTGTTGGGACTGTCTTGGGTTCGGTCTCTAATCTTAATAATGGCCTGTTTGCTCTCCTTGGGGCTGCCTCCTTCCTTggtggtactatgaggatgacAGTATCACTCTGTGTCATATTACTTGAGCTCACCAATAGTCTGCTTATGCTTCCATTGGTGATGCTTGTTCTCCTTATATCAAAAACTGTGGCCGATAGTTTTAACAATGGTGTCTACGACCAGATTGTGAAAATGAAAGGCTTGCCCTACTTGGAAGCACATGCCGAGCCTTACATGAGGCAATTGGCTGCAGCAGACGTTTGTTCTGGGCCTTTAGTAACATTTTCAGGTGTTGAGAAGGTAGGGAACATAATACACGCTTTGAAGTTTACTAGGCACAATGGGTTTCCTGTGATTGATGCACCGCCATTCTCAGATGCGCCAGAGTTTTGTGGACTTGTTTTAAGGTCACATTTAGTTGTTTTGCTCAAAGGGAAGACATTCACGAAACAAAGTGTACTGAGTGGCTCCAGTATTTTGAAGAGGTTTCATGCATTTGATTTCGCAAAACCAGGATCAGGGAAGGGGCTTAAGTTTGAGGATTTGTCCTTCTCCGCTGAGGAGATGGAAATGTATGTTGATCTCCATCCTATCACAAATACATCTCCATACACAGTAGTGGAAACCATGTCTCTGGCGAAAGCTGCAATCCTTTTCCGACAACTCGGTCTCAGACACTTGTGTGTCGTCCCAAAGACTACCAAC AGGAATCCAATTGTAGGAATCTTGACAAGGCATGACTTCATGGCAGAGCATATAAAGGGACTGTATCCACATTTAGTCCATCACAAGTAA